The proteins below come from a single Columba livia isolate bColLiv1 breed racing homer chromosome 26, bColLiv1.pat.W.v2, whole genome shotgun sequence genomic window:
- the LUZP1 gene encoding leucine zipper protein 1, which yields MAELTSYKETSNRHLRFKLQSLSRRLDELEEATKNLQKAEDELLDLQDKVIQAEGSNSSMLADVEALRKRVLKIEGKDEEIRKAEELCRLMKEKLEEEEGLTRELKSQIEHLQRRMAELEKLEEAFGRSKNDCTQLCLSLNEEKNLTKKISTELEVLRVKVKELEASEDRLDKTEQSLTGELEKLKSLALSFITERKHFNEREKQNEKIIQELTQKLEQNNKLKRADQTRNASNLLERSSNNLLDRNDLRIEDDLTSALPSKETRRKGSVDYLKHVENETRNKSENQKNKNQEDNKVKDLTQEIEKLKTQIKRFESLEEELKKMRAKNNDLQDSYLSEQNKNKLLAGQLEEIKMQIKKQKDLENGEVENEDTNFSSRGKHDRPKYRGVTAELAKHKPREVSPQQRRDRARNRDFCVSNDSYSHGVKQVPSPSLTNRKAGRASGASALLDTDTKRLEEKSLVSTFSSGGVAQSEGRRPKEQPSVLSRYPPAAQEQKSWKAPSKSIGDPGLRSKAEKPSQGFRGNCPSGAETPDEKSGKGESAASLKLKTGQGEVGECAGDALLARGSHGCPNGAASAGQFHLSKAETVKALVASHRQPSEGRAKRAIISQEKESADASLESAKTSTLTKRSHRSRSQEDILQILTGLDKEGMEECSAVNHVNSGLKTDSKTIQSNDEKPNSDEESESSKKITAQSDFETRKKVSSKQFSNSRGVFRASLFENDRNTANDEDSTKCIKPSDASTGGFKSRRSFSPREALRSKAVIKPAIVEKDMKAVMGGTVPEADAERQKSVFKTVTNKMTSSITIFPSEPTAPRSSADTSAKERHVSTSNIRVAPNEPSPITNNHPTPFEISINRSALKLSETDRTGEAAPRSKAETVISRSSIVIKTSELAERSSELLAETISWKSHGASDAASSDTKHVTVRSSWRTRQGLHSLEDSPTKSAVSSATNTCRSSVDLSEMERSSARTNSVEQSPARSAADSCSTPGLGARRTKSNLSASELLTRRSCASDPTAGSAWHRNALPDEGKDAVPSSRRKQSGSSEHLSQVDTPGRRAAVKTELPDPESNPHAPLGLQADEQGPSRACRTSRR from the exons atggcAGAATTGACAAGCTACAAGGAGACCTCAAACCGGCACCTGCGATTCAAACTGCAGAGCCTCAGCCGCCGCCTCGATGAGCTGGAGGAAGCCACCAAAAACCTGCAGAAAGCGGAGGACGAACTGCTCGATCTCCAGGACAAGGTAATTCAGGCCGAGGGCAGCAACTCCAGCATGCTGGCCGACGTCGAGGCCCTAAGGAAAAGGGTGCTGAAGATCGAGGGCAAGGATGAGGAGATAAGGAAGGCTGAAGAGCTTTGCCGGTTGATGAAAGAGAAGCTTGAGGAGGAAGAGGGTCTCACCCGAGAGCTGAAGTCACAAATCGAACATCTCCAGAGGAGGATGGCggagctggagaagctggaggaggCGTTTGGGAGGAGCAAGAACGACTGCACGCAGCTGTGTCTGAGCCTCAACGAAGAGAAGAACCTGACCAAAAAGATATCTACAGAATTAGAAGTACTTAGGGTGAAAGTGAAAGAACTGGAAGCATCTGAGGACAGGCTGGATAAAACCGAGCAGAGCTTAACAGGCGAGTTAGAAAAACTAAAGTCCTTGGCGCTGAGCTTtatcacagaaagaaaacattttaatgaaagagaaaagcagaatgaaaaaataatccagGAGCTAACGCAGAAACTAGAACAGAACAATAAACTAAAAAGGGCAGATCAAACTAGAAATGCATCCAACTTGCTAGAAAGGTCATCAAATAATCTCCTGGACAGAAACGATTTGAGAATTGAAGACGACTTGACTTCTGCGTTGCCCTCTAAGGAGACCAGGAGGAAGGGAAGCGTGGATTACCTGAAGCATGTAGAAAATGAGACCAGGAATAAATCAGAAaatcaaaagaataaaaatcaggAAGACAACAAAGTGAAAGATCTCACCCAAGAAATCGAGAAGCTTAAAACTCAGATCAAACGTTTCGAATCTTTAGaagaagaacttaaaaaaatgaGAGCCAAGAACAACGACCTGCAAGACAGTTACTTGAGcgaacagaataaaaacaaactcttAGCGGGTCAgctagaagaaataaaaatgcaaataaagaaacagaaagatctGGAGAATGGAGAGGTCGAAAATGAAGATACGAACTTTTCCAGCAGGGGAAAGCACGACAGGCCCAAATACAGGGGTGTCACGGCCGAGTTGGCCAAGCACAAGCCGCGGGAGGTCTCGCCACAGCAGCGCCGGGACAGGGCGAGGAACAGAGATTTCTGTGTCAGTAACGACAGCTACAGCCATGGGGTTAAGCAGGTGCCCAGTCCGAGCTTAACGAACAGAAAAGCAGGAAGAGCGTCTGGTGCATCTGCCCTGTTGGACACAGATACAAAAAGACTGGAAGAGAAATCTTTAGTTTCCACTTTTTCTTCTGGTGGCGTCGCACAGAGCGAGGGGAGGAGGCCCAAAGAGCAGCCGTCCGTCCTCAGCCGGTATCCTCCCGCCGCACAGGAGCAGAAATCGTGGAAAGCGCCTTCCAAATCCATCGGTGACCCGGGCCTGAGATCCAAGGCTGAAAAGCCGTCCCAGGGCTTCCGCGGCAACTGCCCGAGCGGTGCCGAGACACCGGATGAAAAGTCAGGTAAAGGAGAATCGGCGGCTTCTTTGAAGCTGAAAACAGGTCAGGGAGAAGTGGGTGAGTGCGCGGGGGACGCGCTGCTGGCCCGGGGGAGCCACGGCTGTCCCAACGGCGCCGCTTCGGCCGGCCAGTTCCACCTCTctaaagcagaaactgtgaaggCGCTAGTGGCGTCGCACAGACAGCCCTCGGAGGGGAGGGCGAAAAGAGCAATAATCTCCCAGGAAAAAGAATCCGCAGACGCGTCACTCGAAAGCGCGAAGACTTCGACGTTAACGAAGCGTTCGCATCGCTCCAGAAGTCAGGAGGACATTCTGCAGATCCTCACAGGTCTCgataaagaaggcatggaggaGTGTTCAGCAGTGAATCATGTAAATTCTGGCTTAAAGACAGACTCCAAAACCATCCAGAGTAACGATGAAAAACCAAATTCAGATGAAGAatcagaaagcagcaaaaaaataacCGCTCAGTCAGATTTTGAGACAAGGAAGAAAGTCAGTTCCAAGCAGTTCTCGAATTCCAGGGGAGTTTTTAGAGCATCGCTTTTTGAAAATGACAGAAACACTGCAAATGATGAAGACTCCACCAAGTGTATAAAACCATCTGATGCCAGCACTGGAGGATTTAAATCCAGAAGGTCGTTCAGCCCAAGAGAAGCTCTGAGATCAAAAGCTGTTATTAAACCTGCGATTGTTGAAAAGGATATGAAGGCAGTGATGGGAGGGACTGTTCCTGAGGCTGATGCAGAAAGGCAGAAGTCTGTTTTTAAAACGGTAACAAATAAAATGACAAGCAGCATCACAATCTTCCCTTCTGAGCCAACAGCTCCACGGAGCAGCGCCGATACATCAGCGAAGGAACGGCACGTTAGCACCAGCAACATCAGAGTCGCTCCAAATGAGCCTTCGCCGATAACAAACAATCACCCCACACCTTTTGAGATCTCAATTAATAGAAGTGCTCTGAAATTATCCGAGACAGACAGAACTGGAGAGGCGGCGCCGAGGAGTAAAGCGGAGACAGTGATCTCCAGGAGCAGCATTGTGATAAAGACTTCCGAGCTGGCGGAGCGGAGCAGCGAGCTGCTTGCGGAGACAATCAGCTGGAAGAGCCATGGAGCTTCGGATGCAGCTTCATCCGACACGAAACATGTCACTGTGAGGAGCTCCTGGAGGACGAGACAAGGCTTACATTCCCTGGAGGACTCTCCAACCAAAAGCGCAGTTTCCAGTGCTACAAACACGTGTAGGTCCTCAGTGGACCTCTCCGAAATGGAAAGGAGCAGCGCAAGAACGAACTCGGTGGAGCAGAGCCCAGCGAGGAGCGCGGCCGATTCCTGCAGCACCCCCGGACTGGGGGCCCGAAGGACCAAAAGTAACTTAAGTGCATCCGAGCTGCTCACACGCCGGAGCTGCGCCAGTGATCCCACGGCAGGTTCTGCTTGGCACCGCAACGCGCTGCCC GATGAAGGCAAAGATGCTGTGCCCAGTTCCAGAAGAAAACAGTCCGGCTCTTCTGAGCACCTCTCGCAGGTGGACACgccagggagaagagcagcgGTGAAAACGGAGCTGCCGGACCCCGAATCCAACCCCCACGCCCCGCTGGGTCTGCAGGCGGACGAGCAG GGTCCTTCCCGTGCCTGCCGGACATCTCGGAGATGA